From Polaribacter butkevichii, a single genomic window includes:
- a CDS encoding hybrid sensor histidine kinase/response regulator encodes MIKYFKLTTFLIFIICSFNYCFSQQISNFKFVEIKEGITKRAVTAIKQDKEGFLWFGTNGAGLYRYDGITYKLYEYHWDNYNSINSGFINAIFEDSTGKLWITTDEGLNLYNKESDNFKRIDLNSAFPATENYSIQIKSIAEANTKELILGTYGHGLFLFNKSTYKSKKLPFTKSHHNGFLVNSIIKFKEKDFFIGTSEGLYQFNFLPKEKKTNTKQLTKNQLIESQYIDSNDNLWIGTQRNGLLKIDLKKPQKTVSTYNITDKRILSITEFENTIICGTENEGLIIVNKNGKILKQYLHNKFDDTSLKSNSVWSLLVDREQRIWLGFYNQGVSVIDKLYTKFNTIECLNNNTNSLQSSSVTGIKEDKQHRLWITTDGGGVDVFNKENGKFIHINNKETSKYGKILSNDVTAIYIDKKDQVWLGAWTSGLTKINIKTKQNINYSTQNSNLKSNRVLSIQEDSKGKIWIGTFLKGLHYLDPKTNTITHCNTQPFLDWNLNDEDIRRVFVDIDDDIWLGTLNGLFQIKQLKDNKFQVISLRDKMSVKLRNHTSTHRILSIYQSNDKLIWIGTDGGGLFSYNKTTKKFNWYNKIDGFNELYVSSIIESNNNNIWVAGTGGITKLDRKNNTAFNITKDDGLLANDFNYNAVFKNSQGKLYFGNYLGVNYFNPDKLKKNTTEPKLFFTDFKLFNKSVKPSDQNSPLSKSITYTKKIVLNSNQSVFTIDYIGLNYTRPEKNKYAYFMEGVDPEWNFVGNAKNATYTNLSPGNYTFNVKAANNDGVWNKTPLKLYIKILPPWYASNFAYFLYFLVFLALMFLTNWLLQERFKEKQAVEFERDKRIQEEKLNDKKLQFFTNISHEFRTPLTLILNPLQDLIKDKNLNLPTAANEKLQIVQKNADRLNRLINELMDFRKLKFNKISLQSKNIEIVSFVKDLVSHFKQEASHRKIDLVFTSNEDLFTSYIDKEMIEKVLFNIISNAFKVTPDKGKIIISAQKTKKPVYLELFNEIKKVEAFEIVVQDTGAGLNKKELTKIFERFYQLNKLNKGYYGSTGIGLEVVKDFVELHKGKIDVSSKVNEGTKFKVTLPLITEHVEVKEEINNEELTENINDNQTNIIPENEIAKIQESDNKSYTVLIVEDNIELSHYLKSSLSPFYKIITASNGKIGLEKAISKLPDIILTDLVMPEMDGIALCKAVKTNIKTSHIPLLMLTAKSMIEDKIKGIDSGADAYISKPFNMEFLKSTLCQLLSSRQIMFNKFYTGVSNKTQEKTTSLDNKFIQKLLKYIENHIDDADLSAEILAKQMFLSRSQLYRKLKTLTGTSVNEFIRNVRLEKAKQLLETKQFSISEITFKVGFSSPSYFTKCFKKRFRKLPTEV; translated from the coding sequence ATGATTAAATATTTTAAATTAACAACTTTTTTAATTTTTATTATTTGCTCTTTTAATTATTGTTTTTCTCAACAAATTTCTAATTTTAAATTTGTTGAAATAAAAGAAGGCATAACAAAACGAGCTGTAACAGCAATAAAGCAAGATAAAGAAGGTTTCTTATGGTTTGGTACCAATGGAGCTGGTTTGTATCGTTATGACGGTATTACTTATAAATTGTATGAATACCATTGGGATAATTATAACTCTATAAATAGTGGATTTATAAACGCTATTTTTGAAGATAGTACAGGTAAATTATGGATAACTACCGATGAAGGACTTAATTTATATAATAAAGAATCTGATAATTTTAAAAGAATAGATTTAAACAGTGCTTTTCCTGCAACAGAAAATTACTCCATTCAAATTAAATCTATTGCAGAAGCAAATACAAAAGAACTTATTCTTGGTACTTATGGTCATGGTTTATTTCTGTTTAATAAATCTACCTATAAATCAAAAAAACTTCCTTTTACAAAATCACATCATAATGGTTTTTTAGTAAATTCAATTATTAAATTTAAAGAAAAAGATTTTTTTATAGGTACTTCAGAAGGTCTTTATCAATTTAATTTTCTACCTAAAGAAAAAAAAACAAACACAAAACAACTAACTAAAAACCAGTTAATTGAATCTCAATACATTGATAGTAATGATAACTTGTGGATTGGAACTCAAAGAAATGGCCTATTAAAAATAGATTTAAAAAAGCCTCAAAAAACAGTTTCTACCTATAATATTACAGATAAACGAATATTATCAATCACAGAATTCGAAAACACAATTATTTGCGGAACAGAAAACGAAGGTTTAATTATAGTAAATAAAAATGGTAAAATTCTTAAACAATACCTCCATAATAAATTTGATGACACTAGTTTAAAATCTAATTCAGTTTGGTCTTTATTAGTAGATAGAGAACAAAGAATTTGGTTAGGTTTTTATAATCAAGGTGTTTCTGTAATCGATAAATTATATACTAAATTTAATACAATAGAATGTTTAAATAATAATACAAATTCTTTACAATCTAGTTCTGTTACAGGTATTAAAGAAGATAAACAACATAGACTATGGATTACCACAGATGGTGGTGGTGTTGATGTTTTTAACAAAGAGAATGGCAAATTTATTCATATAAATAACAAAGAAACTTCTAAATATGGTAAAATTTTAAGCAATGATGTTACCGCCATTTATATAGACAAAAAAGACCAGGTGTGGTTAGGTGCTTGGACCAGTGGTTTAACCAAGATTAATATAAAAACCAAACAAAACATAAATTATTCTACCCAAAATAGTAATCTTAAATCAAATAGAGTTTTAAGTATACAAGAAGATTCTAAAGGTAAAATTTGGATTGGTACTTTTTTAAAAGGACTGCATTATTTAGACCCAAAAACCAATACAATTACACATTGTAATACCCAACCTTTTTTAGATTGGAATTTAAATGATGAAGATATACGTAGAGTTTTTGTAGACATAGATGATGATATATGGCTTGGAACCCTAAACGGGTTATTTCAAATTAAACAACTTAAAGACAACAAATTTCAAGTAATTTCTTTACGAGATAAAATGTCTGTTAAGCTTAGAAACCATACAAGTACACACAGAATTCTATCTATTTATCAATCTAATGACAAACTTATCTGGATAGGAACCGATGGCGGAGGCTTATTTAGTTACAATAAAACCACAAAAAAATTTAATTGGTATAATAAAATAGACGGTTTTAACGAACTATACGTAAGCTCTATCATAGAAAGTAATAATAATAATATTTGGGTTGCGGGTACTGGCGGAATTACAAAATTAGACAGAAAAAACAATACCGCCTTTAATATTACTAAAGATGACGGTTTGTTAGCAAATGATTTTAATTATAATGCAGTCTTTAAAAATAGCCAAGGTAAACTCTACTTTGGTAATTATTTGGGAGTAAATTATTTTAATCCAGATAAATTAAAAAAGAATACAACAGAACCTAAATTGTTTTTTACTGATTTTAAATTATTTAATAAATCGGTTAAACCAAGTGATCAAAACTCTCCCCTATCTAAATCTATCACCTACACAAAAAAAATAGTATTAAATAGTAATCAATCTGTATTTACCATAGATTATATAGGTTTAAATTATACGCGACCAGAAAAAAACAAATATGCCTATTTTATGGAAGGAGTAGATCCTGAATGGAATTTTGTAGGTAATGCTAAAAATGCTACCTATACTAATTTATCTCCCGGCAACTATACTTTTAACGTAAAAGCTGCCAATAATGATGGTGTGTGGAACAAAACACCTCTAAAACTTTATATTAAAATATTACCACCTTGGTACGCTAGTAACTTTGCTTATTTTTTATACTTTTTAGTATTTTTAGCTTTGATGTTTTTAACAAACTGGCTGCTACAAGAGCGTTTTAAAGAAAAACAAGCCGTTGAATTTGAACGAGATAAAAGAATACAAGAAGAAAAGTTAAACGATAAAAAATTACAATTTTTTACAAACATTTCTCACGAGTTTAGAACGCCACTAACCCTAATATTAAACCCTTTACAAGATTTAATAAAAGATAAAAATCTTAATTTACCTACGGCAGCAAACGAAAAACTACAAATTGTACAAAAAAATGCAGATAGATTAAATAGACTGATTAATGAACTGATGGATTTTAGAAAACTAAAATTTAATAAAATTAGTTTACAATCTAAAAATATAGAAATAGTAAGTTTTGTTAAAGATTTAGTTAGCCATTTTAAGCAAGAAGCTTCTCATAGAAAAATAGATTTAGTGTTTACTTCTAACGAAGACCTTTTTACATCATACATAGACAAAGAAATGATAGAAAAAGTTTTGTTTAACATTATTTCTAACGCTTTTAAAGTAACTCCAGATAAAGGTAAAATTATTATTTCCGCTCAAAAAACCAAAAAACCAGTTTACTTAGAACTGTTTAACGAAATTAAAAAAGTAGAAGCCTTTGAAATTGTAGTGCAAGACACAGGAGCAGGATTAAATAAAAAAGAACTCACAAAAATATTTGAACGTTTTTATCAGTTAAATAAATTAAATAAAGGTTATTACGGTAGTACCGGTATTGGTTTAGAAGTAGTTAAAGATTTTGTAGAACTACATAAAGGAAAAATAGACGTAAGTAGTAAAGTTAACGAGGGTACAAAGTTTAAAGTAACACTACCTTTAATAACAGAACATGTAGAAGTTAAAGAAGAAATAAATAACGAAGAACTTACAGAAAACATTAATGATAATCAAACTAATATCATTCCAGAAAATGAAATTGCAAAAATACAAGAATCTGATAATAAATCTTATACAGTTTTAATTGTTGAAGATAATATTGAATTATCTCACTATTTAAAATCATCATTAAGTCCTTTTTATAAAATAATAACAGCCTCAAATGGTAAAATAGGTTTAGAAAAAGCAATTTCTAAATTACCAGACATTATTTTAACAGACCTTGTTATGCCAGAAATGGATGGAATTGCTTTATGTAAAGCCGTTAAAACAAACATAAAAACAAGTCATATTCCGTTACTTATGCTTACTGCAAAATCTATGATCGAAGACAAAATAAAAGGAATAGATTCTGGTGCAGATGCATATATTAGCAAACCATTTAATATGGAATTCTTAAAATCTACATTATGTCAATTACTATCTAGTAGACAAATAATGTTTAATAAATTTTATACAGGCGTATCTAATAAAACACAAGAAAAAACTACTTCTTTAGACAATAAGTTTATACAAAAACTATTAAAATACATAGAAAACCATATAGATGATGCAGACTTAAGTGCAGAAATACTTGCAAAACAAATGTTTTTAAGTAGAAGTCAACTATATAGAAAATTAAAAACACTTACAGGCACATCTGTAAATGAATTTATTAGAAATGTACGCTTAGAAAAAGCAAAACAATTGCTAGAGACAAAACAATTTTCAATTAGTGAAATTACCTTTAAAGTTGGCTTTTCTTCTCCTTCTTATTTTACCAAATGTTTTAAAAAACGATTTAGAAAATTACCAACTGAAGTTTAA
- a CDS encoding carbohydrate binding domain-containing protein, producing the protein MNTIKLKYIKYLFLFVASTSLFTSCDEDEQLQPNIDAIYTSNTDLDKNQGFPDDVVMAEGVDLQDVKTITFDGKVDVLFNPVFNSNLAISFSIPFDEDKGSRFGVQKITFTKENGTSFQTDFEILQPVPTINKFNPERPTVGTPVTVNGKWFNNVLDVIYQGESMNFETISSTQLSFTIPANLTQGGQLEIITKGGSVVKQLDIYLGFEELIIADFDGGGLRPNNNWIAYGDYNTLEYKNAGGISGNYAELTWVGATANGYNGSQSDAGALMLNETNPEKVKFLMQVNANGAIGTVIEIFIVDTDGVNWAINYTIAADGWQTVEAIVADFGKNYDPSNQSDGDANPAAINQVKVGIGQNSGTPNPSTVQFDNIKWQVFETVQPSTLPPTGPKNILLNGDLELGDSDNFENWGMWNGADRMTAETTEIHGGARALKVVNPAAGNSWDAQFVSDAVTTEVGKEYTASMWIKGETVTLRFSTNADAGALYGVDYTTTTEWQQVTWDFVANDASTRLVLDMGVSQGTFYIDDIELKEKI; encoded by the coding sequence ATGAATACAATAAAATTAAAATATATAAAGTATTTGTTTCTTTTTGTAGCAAGTACAAGCCTTTTTACTTCGTGTGATGAAGACGAGCAATTACAACCTAATATAGACGCAATTTACACTTCTAACACAGATCTAGATAAAAACCAAGGTTTTCCTGATGATGTTGTTATGGCAGAAGGTGTAGACTTGCAAGATGTTAAAACCATTACTTTTGATGGCAAAGTGGATGTTTTATTTAACCCAGTCTTTAATTCTAATTTAGCAATTTCTTTTTCTATTCCTTTTGATGAAGACAAAGGAAGTAGATTTGGAGTACAAAAAATTACGTTTACAAAAGAAAACGGAACATCATTTCAAACAGATTTTGAAATATTACAACCTGTTCCCACTATCAATAAATTTAATCCAGAAAGACCTACAGTAGGTACACCAGTTACCGTAAATGGTAAATGGTTTAACAATGTATTAGATGTTATCTATCAAGGAGAATCAATGAATTTTGAAACAATTTCTTCTACCCAATTATCTTTTACAATACCTGCAAACTTAACACAAGGTGGTCAATTAGAAATTATTACCAAAGGTGGTAGTGTTGTAAAACAATTAGACATATACTTAGGTTTCGAAGAATTAATTATTGCAGATTTTGATGGTGGTGGTTTAAGACCTAATAATAATTGGATCGCTTATGGAGATTATAACACTTTAGAGTATAAAAATGCAGGTGGTATTTCTGGCAATTATGCAGAACTAACTTGGGTAGGTGCAACGGCTAACGGTTACAACGGTTCACAATCTGATGCAGGGGCATTAATGCTAAATGAAACAAACCCAGAAAAAGTAAAATTTTTAATGCAAGTTAACGCTAACGGAGCTATTGGAACTGTTATAGAAATATTTATAGTAGATACTGATGGTGTAAACTGGGCAATAAATTACACAATTGCTGCAGATGGTTGGCAAACTGTAGAGGCTATAGTAGCTGATTTTGGTAAAAATTACGATCCAAGCAATCAAAGTGATGGAGACGCAAACCCTGCTGCAATTAACCAAGTTAAGGTAGGTATTGGTCAAAATTCTGGTACACCTAATCCTTCTACCGTACAATTTGATAATATCAAATGGCAAGTTTTTGAAACAGTTCAACCTTCTACGCTGCCTCCTACAGGACCTAAAAACATTCTTTTAAATGGAGATTTAGAATTAGGCGATTCAGATAACTTTGAAAACTGGGGAATGTGGAATGGTGCAGATAGAATGACAGCAGAAACAACTGAAATTCATGGTGGTGCAAGAGCTTTAAAAGTTGTAAATCCTGCTGCCGGAAATTCTTGGGACGCTCAATTTGTAAGTGATGCTGTAACTACAGAGGTAGGTAAAGAATATACTGCATCAATGTGGATTAAAGGAGAAACTGTAACACTTCGTTTTTCTACAAATGCAGATGCTGGTGCTTTATATGGTGTAGATTATACTACCACTACAGAATGGCAACAAGTAACTTGGGACTTTGTAGCAAATGATGCTTCTACAAGATTAGTGTTAGATATGGGTGTATCTCAAGGTACATTTTATATAGATGATATAGAACTTAAAGAAAAAATATAA
- a CDS encoding SusC/RagA family TonB-linked outer membrane protein, giving the protein MILLSGSVIFGQTVTGKVSTKGEPLPGASILVKGTNNGAITDFDGNYTLKNVSATATLIVTYIGYKTQEENVNGKKILNFNLIEDAESLEEIVIIGYGAVRKSDLTGAISTVKSDALEDQPFTGADQALQGKVAGVTVMQNSGAPGGGVSVRVRGITSLTGNNEPLYVIDGVPVEADSNNDSFSFSSLGGGNGQTKVSALSNINPSDIESMQVLKDASATAIYGSRASNGVVLITTKKGKDGKSTISYESYIGFQSTPTYLDLMNLQEYAEFYKEIAAVRGQSVPLELQNPALLGSGTNWQKEIFRSAPIMNHQISVNGGNEKTKFYTSINYFEQDGIVINSDFNRVSMRLNVDHKVNDWFKVGNNLTFSKSREHITFNDDESGVISSAVRQSPVIPVKYSDGNWGGPTDVSGVGNGRNPVAWSEIRNNQLDRFKINGNLFGELTLKKDLTFRTELGYDYNTSKVAVFNPTYEMGTEINTVATSAKSNSDSFYWIFKNYLNYNKSLGLHSINAMIGQEAQESKYENVSLSRRDFLTNDVTTINLGDAETARNGNAKGTWSLMSYFGRLNYAFDGKYLLTATMRADASSNFGSNNKWGYFPSFSAAWVLSKEKFMETTNDIISLAKIRIGYGEVGNQNIGGYKYGAALRNVNTAYGTGFTQLNIANPDVKWESTKSTNLGLELGFIDNRISLDVDLYKKTSADFLFQEPLPSYLGAYNVASYLGLQPPFVNLGEMENKGIDIKLTTRNIAKENFNWTSSFVFSKYKNKLVSLSNDNSAIFQTIEFNNTITKTAVGQPVGLYYGYVSDGLFQTEEELYASPSQGDINKDTGIWLGDIKWKDINEDGKIDDADKTFIGNPHPDFTFSISNNLNYKNWDLSISMNGSYGNDVYNWTRKLTEGMLELNGNQSKVIKNRFIEGVNTNTTTPRFVFGDPNGNAGVSDRFIEDGSYLRIQNLTLGYTIPSNLLTNQNLISKVRLYTTIQNLYTFTNYSGYDPEIGAYNQNSMMMGIDNGRYPIPRTYMLGVKVEF; this is encoded by the coding sequence ATGATATTATTATCCGGAAGCGTAATTTTTGGTCAAACTGTAACAGGTAAGGTTAGTACTAAAGGAGAACCCTTACCAGGTGCTAGTATTTTAGTAAAAGGAACCAATAACGGAGCTATAACTGATTTTGACGGAAATTATACATTAAAAAATGTTTCTGCTACAGCAACATTAATCGTTACTTACATAGGTTATAAAACTCAAGAAGAAAATGTAAATGGTAAAAAAATACTTAATTTTAATTTAATAGAAGATGCAGAATCTTTAGAAGAAATAGTAATAATTGGTTATGGTGCTGTAAGGAAAAGTGATTTAACCGGTGCTATATCAACAGTAAAATCTGATGCATTAGAAGATCAACCTTTTACAGGTGCAGATCAAGCTTTACAAGGTAAAGTTGCCGGGGTAACAGTAATGCAAAATTCTGGTGCTCCAGGTGGGGGTGTTTCTGTTAGGGTGCGTGGTATAACCTCTTTAACAGGTAATAATGAGCCTTTATATGTAATAGATGGTGTACCTGTAGAAGCAGATTCTAATAATGATTCTTTTTCTTTCTCTTCTTTAGGAGGTGGTAATGGGCAAACTAAAGTAAGTGCATTATCAAACATAAATCCTTCAGATATAGAATCTATGCAAGTTTTAAAAGACGCTTCTGCAACTGCAATTTACGGTTCTAGAGCATCTAATGGTGTAGTTTTAATTACAACAAAAAAAGGTAAAGATGGTAAATCAACCATAAGTTATGAGTCTTATATTGGTTTTCAAAGTACTCCTACTTACTTAGATTTAATGAATCTACAAGAATATGCTGAGTTCTATAAAGAAATTGCAGCGGTTCGTGGACAATCTGTTCCTTTAGAATTGCAAAACCCTGCTTTATTAGGGAGTGGTACAAATTGGCAAAAAGAAATTTTTAGATCTGCACCAATTATGAATCATCAAATATCTGTTAATGGTGGTAATGAAAAAACAAAATTTTATACTTCTATCAACTACTTTGAGCAAGATGGTATTGTTATAAATTCTGATTTTAATAGAGTTTCTATGCGTTTAAATGTAGACCATAAAGTAAATGACTGGTTTAAAGTTGGTAACAACCTTACCTTTAGTAAATCTAGAGAACATATTACTTTTAATGATGATGAAAGTGGTGTAATTAGTAGTGCTGTTAGGCAATCGCCTGTAATACCTGTTAAATATTCCGATGGAAATTGGGGTGGTCCTACAGATGTTTCTGGTGTTGGTAATGGTAGAAATCCTGTTGCATGGTCAGAAATTAGAAACAATCAATTAGATCGTTTTAAAATTAATGGTAATTTGTTTGGAGAACTTACTTTAAAAAAAGATTTAACCTTTAGAACAGAATTAGGTTACGATTATAATACAAGTAAAGTAGCTGTATTTAACCCTACTTACGAAATGGGAACCGAAATTAACACAGTTGCTACTTCTGCTAAGTCTAATTCAGATAGTTTTTATTGGATCTTTAAAAATTATTTAAACTACAATAAAAGTTTAGGACTCCATTCTATTAATGCAATGATTGGGCAAGAAGCACAAGAATCTAAATACGAAAATGTAAGTTTAAGTAGAAGAGACTTTTTAACAAATGATGTTACTACCATAAATTTAGGTGATGCAGAAACTGCTAGAAATGGTAACGCTAAAGGTACCTGGAGCTTAATGTCTTATTTTGGACGTTTAAATTATGCTTTTGATGGTAAATATTTACTAACAGCTACAATGCGTGCCGATGCTTCATCTAACTTTGGTAGCAATAATAAATGGGGGTACTTCCCTTCTTTCTCTGCCGCTTGGGTGTTAAGTAAAGAGAAATTTATGGAAACTACAAATGACATCATCAGTTTAGCTAAAATTAGAATTGGTTATGGTGAGGTAGGAAACCAAAATATTGGAGGTTATAAATATGGTGCTGCATTAAGAAATGTTAATACAGCTTATGGTACTGGTTTTACCCAACTAAATATTGCAAACCCAGATGTAAAATGGGAGTCTACAAAATCTACAAACCTTGGTTTAGAACTAGGTTTTATAGACAACCGTATTTCTTTAGATGTTGATTTATACAAAAAAACATCTGCAGATTTCTTATTTCAAGAGCCTTTACCTAGTTATTTAGGTGCTTATAATGTTGCTAGCTATTTAGGCCTACAACCTCCTTTTGTTAATTTAGGTGAAATGGAAAACAAAGGAATCGATATTAAATTAACTACTAGAAACATTGCTAAAGAAAACTTTAATTGGACTTCTTCTTTTGTATTCTCTAAATACAAAAACAAATTAGTTTCATTATCTAATGATAATTCAGCAATATTTCAAACTATAGAATTTAACAACACAATAACCAAAACAGCTGTTGGTCAACCAGTAGGTCTTTATTATGGTTATGTTTCTGACGGATTATTTCAAACAGAAGAAGAATTATACGCAAGTCCATCTCAAGGAGATATTAATAAAGACACAGGTATTTGGTTAGGTGATATTAAATGGAAAGATATAAATGAAGATGGTAAAATTGATGATGCTGATAAAACCTTTATCGGAAATCCTCATCCAGATTTTACATTTAGTATTTCTAATAATTTAAACTATAAAAATTGGGATTTAAGTATTTCTATGAATGGTTCTTACGGAAACGATGTTTATAACTGGACTCGTAAATTAACTGAAGGAATGCTAGAGTTAAACGGAAATCAATCTAAAGTTATAAAAAACAGATTTATAGAAGGTGTAAATACAAATACCACCACACCTAGATTTGTGTTTGGAGACCCTAACGGAAATGCAGGCGTTTCTGATAGATTTATTGAAGATGGTTCTTATTTAAGAATTCAAAACCTAACATTAGGGTACACAATACCTTCTAATTTACTAACTAATCAAAACTTAATAAGTAAAGTAAGACTTTATACAACCATTCAAAATTTATACACTTTTACAAACTACTCTGGGTACGATCCTGAAATTGGTGCATATAACCAAAATTCTATGATGATGGGTATAGACAACGGTAGGTATCCTATTCCTAGAACATATATGCTTGGAGTAAAAGTTGAATTTTAA
- a CDS encoding RagB/SusD family nutrient uptake outer membrane protein: MKLNKIILLFTLLFAISCSEDFVEQSPEDAITVDNFFNTDQQVLSSGSPLYGYPWFYFNEKFLITIGDLYAGNAIGSYSDLAQFENFTVNGSNQFSNEGWDSLYNVIANANVLIHNLETKVGSNVSQEVINKVMGEAYFMRATAYFYLVRIWGPVPIIYSVDQINSKEPIYKNKTEDIYTFLIKDYEKAYSLLPTTWDANNAGRVTKSACDGMLAKVYITMGDYAKANNYSTKVINSGLYNLLPNYQDLFNPIFNNNAESIFALQWVACGDWGFQNANQAYLAASPKLTQVGDGWATFQPSIDLMNAYENGDLRRYRTIMEPGNFYPELVTAEGGYTVPDDGMTSTLAGFRKYVVGSPDEGNVCFMSTEVNTNILRYADILLIHAESILGTSTSTTDQEALDAFNAVRKRAGLDAKTEITSSDIFNERRIEFVVEGDYWFDLIRRDRTEAIEILSNQERGVYQDRNINTIASKKVTPSQADFLLPIPSAETAKNPLLLEEPVAFDFNN, from the coding sequence ATGAAACTAAATAAAATAATACTATTATTCACCTTATTGTTTGCAATATCTTGTTCAGAAGATTTTGTAGAGCAATCACCTGAAGACGCAATAACTGTTGATAATTTTTTTAATACAGATCAGCAAGTTTTAAGCTCTGGAAGCCCTTTATATGGTTATCCTTGGTTTTACTTTAACGAAAAATTTTTAATTACAATAGGAGACTTATATGCAGGAAATGCAATTGGTAGCTACTCTGATTTAGCACAATTTGAAAATTTTACCGTAAACGGATCTAATCAATTTTCTAATGAAGGTTGGGATTCTTTATACAACGTAATTGCAAATGCAAATGTGTTAATACATAATTTAGAAACAAAAGTTGGCAGTAATGTCTCTCAAGAAGTTATCAATAAGGTAATGGGAGAAGCGTATTTTATGAGAGCAACTGCTTATTTCTATTTGGTAAGAATCTGGGGGCCTGTACCTATTATATATTCTGTAGATCAAATTAATTCAAAAGAGCCTATCTACAAAAACAAAACAGAAGATATCTATACCTTTTTAATTAAAGATTATGAAAAAGCATATAGCTTATTACCTACAACTTGGGATGCTAATAATGCAGGTCGTGTAACAAAATCTGCCTGTGATGGTATGTTAGCTAAAGTATATATTACTATGGGAGACTATGCCAAAGCTAATAATTACTCTACCAAAGTTATAAACAGTGGTTTGTATAATTTACTACCAAATTATCAAGATTTATTTAACCCAATTTTTAACAATAATGCAGAATCTATTTTTGCTTTACAATGGGTAGCTTGTGGAGATTGGGGATTCCAAAATGCAAATCAAGCTTACTTAGCAGCTTCTCCAAAATTAACTCAAGTTGGTGATGGTTGGGCTACATTTCAACCAAGTATAGATTTAATGAATGCTTATGAAAATGGAGATCTAAGACGTTATAGAACCATTATGGAACCAGGAAACTTTTATCCTGAATTGGTTACCGCAGAAGGTGGTTATACAGTACCAGATGATGGTATGACAAGTACACTTGCCGGTTTTAGAAAATACGTAGTAGGATCGCCAGATGAAGGTAATGTTTGCTTTATGTCTACAGAAGTTAACACCAATATTTTACGTTACGCAGACATTCTACTTATACATGCAGAAAGTATATTAGGTACAAGTACTTCTACTACAGATCAAGAAGCATTAGATGCTTTTAATGCGGTTAGAAAAAGAGCTGGATTAGATGCTAAAACAGAAATAACTTCATCTGATATTTTTAATGAAAGAAGAATAGAGTTTGTTGTAGAGGGAGATTATTGGTTCGATTTGATAAGAAGAGACAGAACAGAAGCTATCGAAATTCTTTCTAATCAAGAAAGAGGAGTATATCAAGACAGAAACATAAACACTATTGCTTCTAAAAAAGTAACCCCTTCTCAAGCCGATTTTTTATTACCAATACCAAGTGCAGAAACAGCTAAAAATCCACTTTTATTAGAAGAACCCGTAGCTTTTGATTTTAACAATTAA